A genomic region of Columba livia isolate bColLiv1 breed racing homer chromosome 24, bColLiv1.pat.W.v2, whole genome shotgun sequence contains the following coding sequences:
- the SIK3 gene encoding serine/threonine-protein kinase SIK3 isoform X2: MKMLCHPHIIRLYQVMETERMIYLVTEYASGGEIFDHLVAHGRMAEKEARRKFKQIVAAVNFCHCRNIVHRDLKAENLLLDANLNIKIADFGFSNIFTPGQLLKTWCGSPPYAAPELFEGKEYDGPKVDIWSLGVVLYVLVCGALPFDGSTLQNLRARVLSGKFRIPFFMSTECEHLIRHMLVLDPSKRLSMEQICKHKWMKLGEADAEFDRLIAECQHLKSERQMEPLNEDVLLAMADMGLDKERTIQSLRADAYDHYSAIYSLLCERLKRHKNLRIATSPSVPRTMTFPASTNIQQTEQTGNTMSINVPQVQLINPENQIVETDGTMNLDSDEGEEPSPEALVRYLSMRRHTVGVADPRTEVMEDLQKLLPGFPRVTPQAPFLQVTPNVNFMQNVLPRQNLQPTGQLEYKEQSLLQPPTLQLLNGMGPLGRRASDGGANIQLHAQQLLKRPRGPSPLVTMTPAVPAVTPVDEESSDGEPDQEAVQSSIYKDSNTLHLPTERFSPVRRFSDGAASIQAFKAHLEKMGNNSSIKQLQQECEQLQKMYGGHMDERTLEKTQQQHMLYQQEQHHQILHQQIQDCIRPPQPSPPLQAPCENQPALLTHQLQRLRIQPSSPPPNHPNNHLFRQPNSSPPPVSSSVLQPHGATSQSQFQGMPSHSTMFPQSGNCSPPPAMGLTCLALQQQPQPQQVTIQVQEPGDMVGSSLLPGAAQGLSSHARAVPLSPGAGQLQLQHRASLMASLSYGHRQLSKQLSADSAESHSLNVNRYPPTNYDQVHLHPHLFPEQPRVSPSNYSPSGGVAFPPAQQALKVPQLDQYPGFPQNAHQQHYTASALQQALLSPTPPDYSRHQQVPHILQGLLSPRHSLTGHTDMRLPQAEFAQLIKRRQQQQEFQELFRHMSQGDAGNMGTSVGQNLSERQSLSLPYQSADAYHPQNSPQHLLKMRVQECLQQVPAPVAPHGYAHQPALFHSESMEEDCACEGARDSFPDTKSPNTLTKGGHDSSLLVSAGGHGDPDSLLGTANPAQELGSQQYRHQPAAGFSRSKVPSRESIVGNCMDRSSPSQAMQVPDHNGLGYPVRPASSEHPRPRTLQRHHTIQNSDDAYVQLDNLPGMSLMAGKALSSARMSDAVLSQSSLMASQQLRDRDSEECGESLEGQEHLGDGSQHLNTCYPATCITDVLLSYKHPEVPFGMEQAGV; encoded by the exons ATCACTTGGTGGCCCACGGGCGCATGGCCGAGAAGGAAGCCCGCAGAAAGTTCAAGCAAATAGTGGCTGCCGTGAACTTCTGTCACTGTCGGAATATAGTCCACAGAGACCTGAAGGCAGAAAACCTCCTGCTGGATGCCAACCTCAACATCAAAATCGCAG atTTTGGGTTCAGTAACATCTTCACGCCTGGTCAGCTGCTGAAAACGTGGTGTGGGAGTCCTCCCTATGCCGCTCCAGAGCTCTTCGAAGGGAAGGAGTATGATGGGCCCAAGGTTGACATTTGG AGCCTCGGCGTGGTGCTGTACGTGCTGGTGTGCGGCGCCCTGCCCTTCGACGGGAGCACGCTGCAGAACCTGCGCGCGCGGGTGCTCAGCGGGAAGTTCCGCATTCCCTTCTTCATGTCCACAG AATGTGAACATCTGATCCGGCACATGCTGGTCCTGGACCCCAGCAAGCGGCTCTCCATGGAGCAGATCTGCAAGCACAAGTGGATGAAGCTGGGGGAGGCAGACGCGGAGTTCGACAGG CTGATAGCGGAGTGTCAGCACCTGAAGAGCGAGAGGCAGATGGAGCCGCTGAACGAGGACGTGCTGCTGGCCATGGCAGACATGGGGCTGGACAAGGAGCGCACGATTCAG TCTTTAAGAGCCGATGCTTACGATCACTACAGTGCAATCTACAGCCTGCTCTGCGAGCGCCTGAAGAGACACAAGAACCTGCGCATTGCGACATCGCCAAGCGTACCCCGGACCATGACCTTCCCCGCCTCCACTAACATCCAG CAGACAGAGCAGACGGGCAATACCATGAGCATCAATGTGCCACAAGTCCAGCTCATCAACCCTGAAAACCAAATTGTGGAG ACTGATGGAACGATGAACTTGGACAGTGACGAAGGGGAGGAGCCGTCACCCGAAGCTCTGGTCCGGTACCTCTCGATGAGAAGGCACACGGTTGGAGTAGCTGACCCACG GACGGAAGTCATGGAAGACCTGCAGAAGCTCCTGCCCGGCTTCCCCCGTGTCACTCCTCAGGCTCCGTTCCTGCAGGTGACCCCGAATGTGAACTTCATGCAGAATGTGCTGCCGAGGCAGAACCTGCAGCCCACGGGGCAGCTGGAGTACAAG GAGcagtccctgctgcagccccccacGCTGCAGCTGCTCAACGGCATGGGCCCGCTGGGCCGCAGGGCGTCGGACGGCGGAGCCAACATCCAGCTGCACGCACAGCAGCTGCTCAAGCGGCCTCGGGGGCCCTCGCCGCTCGTCACCATGACGCCA GCTGTCCCGGCTGTCACCCCTGTGGACGAGGAGAGCTCGGACGGGGAGCCGGATCAGGAGGCTGTGCAGAG TTCTATTTACAAGGACTCAAACACGCTGCATCTCCCCACCGAACGCTTCTCCCCGGTCCGGCGCTTCTCCgatggtgctgccagcatccAGGCTTTCAAAGCCCACCTGGAGAAGATGGGCAATAACAGCAGCATCAAACAGCTCCAGCAG GAGTGCGAGCAGCTTCAGAAGATGTATGGCGGGCACATGGACGAGAGGACGCTGGAGAAGACGCAGCAGCAGCACATGTTGTaccagcaggagcagcaccaCCAGATTCTTCATCAGCAGATTCAG GACTGTATCCGGCCGCCCCAGCCTTCTCCACCCTTGCAAGCTCCCTGTGAAAaccagccagctctgctcactCACCAGCTTCAGAG GTTACGGATCCAGCCATCCAGCCCGCCCCCGAACCACCCCAATAACCATCTGTTCAGGCAGCCCAACAGCAGCCCGCCCCCCGTGAGCAGCAGCGTGCTCCAGCCCCACG GTGCCACGTCCCAGTCCCAGTTCCAAGGGATGCCGTCCCACAGCACCATGTTCCCGCAGTCCGGTAACTGCTCCCCGCCCCCGGCCATGGGGCTGACGTGcctggccctgcagcagcagccgcagccccagcAGGTCACCATCCAGGTGCAGGAGCCTGGCGACATGGTGGGCAGCAGCCTGCTGCCGGGGGCCGCGCAGGGCCTGTCCTCGCACGCGCGGGCCGTGCCGCTCAGCCCCGGCGCCggccagctccagctgcagcaccgCGCCAGCCTCATGGCCTCGCTCAGCTACGGCCACCGCCAGCTGTCCAAGCAGCTCAGCGCTGACAGCGCCGAGTCGCACAG TCTGAACGTGAACAGGTATCCCCCCACCAACTACGACCAGGTGCACTTACACCCCCACCTGTTCCCAGAGCAGCCTCGCGTTTCCCCCAGCAACTACAGCCCGTCCGGAGGAGTCGCGTTCCCCCCGGCTCAGCAAGCTCTCAAAGTCCCGCAGCTCGACCAGTATCCCGGCTTCCCTCAGAACGCACATCAGCAGCACTACACCGCATCGGCACTACAGCAAGCACTGTTGTCCCCAACGCCCCCCGACTACAGCCGACACCAGCAGGTACCGCACATCCTCCAAGGACTGCTCTCCCCCCGGCACTCGCTCACGGGGCACACGGACATGCGGCTGCCCCAGGCAGAATTTGCACAGCTCATCAaacggcggcagcagcagcaagaattCCAGGAGTTGTTCAGGCACATGAGTCAAGGGGATGCTGGGAACATGGGCACCAGCGTGGGCCAGAACCTCTCGGAGCGCCAGTCCTTGTCTTTGCCTTATCAGAGCGCTGACGCCTACCACCCGCAGAACAGCCCCCAGCACCTCTTAAAAATGCGGGTGCAGGAATGTCTGCAGCAGGTCCCTGCGCCTGTGGCGCCGCATGGCTACGCGCACCAGCCGGCACTGTTCCACTCGGAGAGCATGGAGGAGGACTGCGCCTGCGAGGGGGCCAGGGACAGCTTTCCAGACACTAAGAGCCCAAACACGTTGACCAAAGGTGGCCACGACTCCTCTCTGCTCGTGAGCGCAGGAGGGCACGGGGACCCCGACTCCTTGCTAGGAACTGCTAATCCCGCGCAGGAGCTGGGGTCGCAGCAGTACAGACATCAGCCCGCTGCTGGATTCAGCAGGAGTAAGGTGCCCAGCAGAG AGTCCATCGTAGGGAACTGCATGGACAGGAGTTCCCCCAGCCAAGCCATGCAGGTGCCTGACCACAACGGGCTGGGCTACCCCGTGCGACCCGCCTCCAGCGAGCACCCTCGGCCCCGCACGCTGCAGAGACACCACACCATCCAGAACAGCGACGATGCCTAC GTGCAGTTAGATAACTTGCCTGGAATGAGTTTAATGGCAGGAAAAGCGCTGAGCTCTGCTCGGATGTCCGACGCCGTCCTCAGCCAGTCGTCGCTCATGGCCAGCCAGCAGCTGCGCGACAGGGACAGCGAGG AGTGCGGGGAGAGTTTGGAAGGTCAAGAGCACCTGGGCGACGGCAGCCAGCATCTCAACACCTGCTACCCAGCCACGTGTATTACGGACGTCCTGCTGAGCTACAAGCACCCGGAGGTGCCCTTTGGGATGGAGCAGGCCGGGGTGTAA